The genomic stretch aagggagtcggttacgcaaggggaaggtattagcacccctcacgtccgtcgtactcgacgggatccacgctctaagaaaagaaaaggttgctaaaacaccacacacacacgcaccgaagacaacacaggtggggttaagggggagagagctcgataggacgtcgcatcctatgcctacgtatctcgtctggaacgagaatcagagttgccgtagttcggctcacgcacgccaaacaagcaaacaaacacaccggcaaacatggagcctgaatgccaatcactggacttacatcagcatccgaaccaaaacacacaccagagggcaaacggggagcccgaccgccaattactggacttacgtcagcatccgaaccaaaacacacgcaagaagataacaagcaaacacacacaaaaagaaaaaaaagtgcccggagagacctcgcacggtctcctgcctacatacctcgtctggaacgaggatcagggcgatgtagttcccctgaaagggaaagaaaatctagccagaaaccaagggaagacacactaccagggagctgtactcgagcctagtgttgtcatgcatcattgccctacgttgaggtttctacctacttgcacaactgcaagctaatcctatccaggaagaaagcaagcatacaagcatacaagcaaacagagcaaacaaatattcacaaagcacacactatagccaatcaagtgggctcaaacaatgggtttgactgccgaagcaagtcatctgtacatgggtattgctcgctcttaaccttgccattgcggggctaaggtgaagcagatgaaaggtgagtgaagattagacttcacagctcttatccctgaccagggagagcttcagacaaaggagcgtgggtccagaatggagggacccttctacgctcaaggactctgactcgattgtgcaacagcacaggatcttgggtttgtgtcccaatgcatcaacacacagccgtgtgagcagagggacgactcacagaatagtgggggatagattgcatatccctttgatccaccaattgcctcatagaggtctttacctgcttggcacaaatgtaaacaaccacaaacatcgcctcttaaggaggacttcagacagttgcctggccaagtaacaggccaggtcttccagactacatgaagaatagaagtcctacctcaagtggtttaaaaaccaagcagcagcaagcaagttcttaaagaactgtaagcgactaaatgtgcctgaaatcaatcaagtatcatcagtactcagacaaaccaacaataacCAGCAAaagttaatctatacagacaacacaagttaatgcacataagtgcaagctataagcccaagctcaagcatcacaacCTAAAAAAACAgagtcaagttagtttataaacatcaaccaaactcaattcaaattgccttgaagcaacctccttaagcattgtgcatttcatcctgaaaatccacaccaaatgtgagaaactagaccactaggccaagcctagggtccaaaagggataaaaaattctaaacagcaagccaaaccaatccaaaatcaaattaaaaccattcaaaagcaaatgcaattggtcccatgcttataccattcttcattatcatttcatgaccaatttaacatcaatcatgtaatttgcaacaccaattgaccaaacagaactatttcactcaaaagcataccaaatcaattccaaaaatcctcaaataattcacacctaaacaggacacaatcaacaagtagtatgtcaattttcagctcaattggacaaaagaaactaggtcaataaaaatcaagaaatctagacacaattattcaagccaattcatagcaccaacacatgcattcacttcaaaaattcacaaaacagtgacaacatattagaaatgaatgggaccaaaactatgatgtcctataatgtgtctacaatcagcataccaaatttcatcttcatccaaaaccatatgagaatttcacaaacaatatgccaacatgtatcacacaatgttaccaaatgagcatacagtgaagaaaattatcaatcaatttgaaaatgcaaccaaaaatcccagcaaaattcacatgttatcttgacatgtcaatgatcattcatgcaaaatttcaacccaatcaaacaatcctaggtcatgcaaataaattcatgaagttgacctagctaggtgtgacacaaattgtcacacctagattcaaaaaaatcatatctcaatcaccaagtatccaaaaatcataaactttacatggaaatcaccatcaacatgtccagaatgagcacaaaaatttccaatcatttctttaaatgtatgagcatttcatgaaggttttggtGAAACATACAAAATATGCACATAAGTCAAAAatcaataggccaggtcaacatttctccatgcacaacttatgttatcatacctataaaaaactagacaaaatttgggatctatcaaaaaaagtctcactaatTTTGGCCTTAAATTGAATcttttatgatttttgtaagtttgttaatttttgaaataattatttaagtgtTTTGATTAATTAAATGAATTTAGTGGCAATCTCGTAATATCCGCTCCCAGGGACCAAAACGCCGCGTTTTAATAATCCAATGTCAGCACGCGATTGGTTGGATTTTGGCGCTAAACAAATTTCAAATTGGCCTGGCACTGTAGCGAATCAAACGCAGAAAAATTTCCAGAACTCCTTCGTTCTTCCCGTGTTCATGCTCTTCAACATTCCAAAATCGGTTTCGCTCATTTTTTCACCAAAACTCACAAACGGATAtccattggaaaggtctaagcaCGAGGATTCCAAATATGTAACCTAATTAAGCTAACTCTAACTGTACAATCCGGATCGATCAATTAAAGTTTTGcattcaaacattcaaaacaTGATAACTCAATCTACAGTTAATCATAATCAAAACTAAGCACATCACAACGATCTACATGCAACGATCTTTCAAACGCACATCACAATTAAAGCAACGGTGAGTTtcgaattctaaccttgttgTGATGGCAGAAGTTGTTCTTGAGGTTTTTGCGCTTGATTCCTTGAAACAGGTGAAGATTGAGGTATAGGAAGGTGACTTCAAGGCTCAGCTTGATCCAATGTTGCTTCTAGTGCAAGAGATTTCAATTCACCATGGATGAGCACCACTTGAACAGTCGTGGATTTGATGTTTTTGGCCAATGAAATGATGAAACAGTTGAAGTAGAAAGATCAAAGAACACGAAGCAAAAGGAATTTTGGATTTTGGTGGAGAATTGAAGAAGTTCCAATGAATCTTGCTCTTGaatgttcttgatgaatttggagaattggagggaaaagttgttagagtttcttgtgatttgtgattctgatccaaagttagttatgattaggctcttatacttccacttaatcacactcttaatcatgaattaaccaaaatgaaatgtgattagcaaaaatgcattttactaaacaagggcaaaatggacttttcaccctggggcccatgacagctgtatgacaactcacacactctccaaattccatttgtgatgtgttgcaacttgtctcatggCAATTGGTTTTGTGTaactcattttcactatgttATGCCACATCTTGCATTTTCAAGTGCAAGTTCAAAATGCCTTTGCCAAATATTGGACTTTGGAAGTTTATGACAGTTGAGACaatttctaatttgcatttgtgaggtgtttcaaaaatccccatgccaaaattcccattatttctcaacttggaccattttgcccttggatttttaactgtacacttgaaaattgactttttgcattgaccatttttgatgaattccaattatgtaccatgaaagtacatgttaaacggagtttgcacataaaaagatcactcaatttggacactccatgtggaagttatgccactttgattatgggtcatttttgaaattgaatggaccataacttgccaaccatacatgggaatttcaagttcttggactttttggaaaggtgagaccaagatctacaactttcatgttgaacaaattttcatttgaagcttccttggacatgtaattttaaggtcaaaaactttccattcttggaaacttccattacaagtcactttctatttttggcaatttcttgtctgacttgattttccccattcttgagctttgacatgtcaaataacacttgtttcaacatgaatgaagtgtctccaactctctcccaccaccaaatccataaaatcaagcacagttgaccatagttgactttttcaactgatagatgaatttgcaatgcattgatcaatttgagccccaatcttctgatgaaatggctcaaggatgaaaccctagcctcaatatgctccatataatcacatgatccccatatccatcatagaccccatcttcttgctatgccctgattggcccaatgcaactgattagggttgaccagtggtcaaaaccctaatctcaaggaatatgcttcaacacttgatgatgacaagaccatgatgatgatgatgtatcatttcaaacaagatgaagaccaatctccttgagaaccacaaaaccctaatttggacctccacatcctcagatgatcaatgactAGTCCAATGAACCCCTATCTTGCACacaacctcttatcttctgaccaagacttgggaggatgatttgcacaatttaaccacatgatatgctatatgcaatgcctaatgacctaaaatgatatgcaatatgttaagctagtcccaagagaggagggcaaattttgaggtgttacaccaaTCACAAACTCCATCAACAATTCCTCGGACCGTGGGCCCATAACTAGTGTTCATAAGTCCAGTTCATGCACGGAAGCCAAGCAACAAGATCCCTCAAGACCAAGAATTAGGGCTGCAACCCATACGATAAGCAATACCAAAATCCTCAATCCAAACCTGCTTTGTTAACCAAGACCTCGAATCTATGATGTTTGTTAATCaatgttaatcatgaatgaatgatggGTATGAATGAGTCATGAATGAGATTATGTCACAAGCAAAAACgggaggacaaattttggggtatgacagacaCCAATTTGAATTCATTTATACAACGAATTTGTGATGTGTGTAATATCAATTTTGTTTAGGCTTTTAAAATCGAGGGAAAATTATGGTATTAGACTTGAAAAAGATGATTCATGATCACCTCCACCTTAAACAATGTGATTCATATCTAAGTCAAGTTTAGTGTCAATTCAAATGGTTAAGATTTTGAATTTATATTCAACTTTGTAATTTCAAGGACTATATTAGAATTAAAATAACTAAAATGATCAAATTATTACACAAAGTATTATTGTAATAAAAGTATTATTACAAAAAGTAGACAATAATAAAAGTATTATTACAAAAAGTAGACTTAGTTTGTCTGATATTCTAAAAGTATCATTGTAAAAAAATTAATAACTAATGTAAATAACAAAAAGTAGACTTAGTTTGTCTGATATTCTAAAAGTACCATTGTAAAAAAATAAATAACTAATgtaaataatatattttatgacaGAATTTTCACTTTATTCAACAAAAAAACTAACATATAATTTCAGAATACAacatattttatatttttatctTTAAATATCATCTATTCTCTCAGTTGTGAAATATAACTGAGGTGAAAAAAATTCACGAAATAATTTGATTCCTAACAAATACTGTTTATGTATTTctttaaaaataatatattttttaattttattttttatttataaattaaatgatctattctttcaatttttttaatattcGATGGATTAGATAAATAGATTTTATTATAAGAACACTATTTAACTAAGTTTTCCCTTAAATCTAATTCATTTATAACAGTTTCAAAACCGTACACATTATTGTTTGAGATGAATCGAAAAACCGAAAAATTCTTCAAATTTATATATTGTATGTTGTTCTTCTCACACCAACAtcaaacaaaatattttttctgCTCTATATCTCGTATTATagtgtttttgttgtttttattatCGTTGGATTTCCCCCTCTCCCAATATCATAGTTATATTTTGAAATAACTTTCCTATATCGTCAATAAAAAAACACTAATTTATTGTTTTACTCCGCTAACAACATTGATAATAAACTCTGGTGTATCTTTTATAGCATTGAATAATGCACTTTTGGTGTTTTTgtttcttttattatttttatctCTGCTTTATTTTAATATACTTGATTTCTGCTTTACTATGGAAAAATGTTATAGGAGTAGTTAGAGGACAAAGATAGTAGTTATACGAATCAAGAAGTATCACTATAAATGCAGATTTTGAGATTTCAACAAACAACATATACAACACATAATGAAATACATATGCGTCTATTACTCCTATAATAAATAACCTTGAGATTTAAAGTAATGAAGAAATGTTGAACAAGTTCCATCCTGCAAGATGCAATTTAGTACATTAAAGTGAGATCCATCAGTGATTGGATACGAATGAGGTGGTGGTAGTAAGTAACAGAACTAGTATTACTCTCTTAGTGGGGCTATCATATTGATTTTCACGTTATATCCGCGTCAATTTAATGCACCTATCTACACTCCCAACTGTAAAACCTTATTTACAACTAAATACTATTTCTTCCTTATTATTTCCACTATATATATTTACACTCTTCTCACACACtacttcattcattcattcattctCACTATCTATCTTCTACCTACCATTTCTTTCTTCCATGGCATTTCAGGATCTCATAACCATGCTTGCATTGTTGTCCGTTGTCATATTTTGTTTCTCGAGTGGAGTTAGAGCTGCACCACAAGTTCCTTGTTACTTCATTTTTGGTGATTCTTTGGTGGATAATGGTAACAACAATGTTCTTAGATCTTTGGCTAGAGCTGATTATCTTCCTTACGGAATTGATTTCCCAAATGGACCTTCTGGTAGGTTTTCCAATGGGAAAACCACTGTTGATGAAATTGGTAAGACCCTTATTTTTCTTAATATTGCATGCACATATGTAATAATCATCATGATGGGTCAATGACATCAGTATAGACTAAGGTCTTTACCTAACTTTCTAAATTTTCTGTTTGTTGGTAAGTTGCCATAAACTATACTTGTAATATATTTTTGCATGTTATCTTTCAGTGGCATTCAACTGATTGGAAAACCAAATTTACAAACTTTCTCTTATGAGCGGGTAATCAATTACACCGTCCATTAACAAGATCCGGTTGAAATAAATTTGTTCAGCACATAAATTGTTAGCATAAAAGGACAAAGATTAAATCTCATACGAAACCGTTGTAAAATAGTCATTAGTACGACGTTAAGTATGAAATTCCATTCCCAGATGCACATGGGTCTGTATGGTGGCATTAAATATGAAATTTAAGACAATATGGTTTACATTTTCGACAAAGGTTGAAATGCAAGTAAAGAAACAAAGTACACACCATGGGCCAGTGTTTACTGCCACACAGATCCATAGTTACCAGAACAGAAGTACCAATTTGGTAAAAGCAAACAAAAGATTAAATTAGAACATATTCATGTATATATAGGATTCTTTCACATCTTGTTAATGCATGGTAGATTTTTTTCACTGTTTCTAACTATTTGTGGAAATTCACCAGCTGAACTATTGGGATTCGAGGATGAAATTCCTCCATATGCATCCGCTAGTGATGATGCCATACTGAAAGGAGTCAATTATGCATCTGCAGCTGCTGGAATTAGAGACGAAACTGGCCAGCAACTGGTATATTCATATATTATATACATTTGTTATCAATAAATATACGAATCACGAACAATCATTTTGTATGTAGGGAGGGCGCATTAGTTTTAGCGGCCAAGTGAATAATTACCAACAAACTGTGTCACAAGTGGTGAATTTACTAGGAACTGAGGATCAAGCTGCAAGTTACTTGAGCAAATGCATTTACTCAATTGGATTGGGTAGCAATGATTACTTGAACAACTATTTCATGCCTCAATTCTATTCAACAGGTAGTCAGTATACACCAGAAGCCTTTGCTGATGTTCTTATTGAAGCTTATACTGAACATCTTAGAGTAAGTCTCTCACTCTCTTTTACACCGTCAATTAATCATATATATAATCGTTAAATTGTAAGATTTACTGTTCGTGTTTGTGATTCAGACTCTATACAATTATGGAGCAAGGAAAATGATACTATTTGGGATTGGTCAAGTAGGATGCAGTCCAAGTGAATTGGCCCAACACAGCGAAGATGGTACAACATGTGTGGAAACGATCAATACGGCAAACCAAATGTTCAACAGCAAACTGAA from Lathyrus oleraceus cultivar Zhongwan6 chromosome 7, CAAS_Psat_ZW6_1.0, whole genome shotgun sequence encodes the following:
- the LOC127106240 gene encoding GDSL esterase/lipase At5g45670 isoform X1 gives rise to the protein MHLSTLPTDLITMLALLSVVIFCFSSGVRAAPQVPCYFIFGDSLVDNGNNNVLRSLARADYLPYGIDFPNGPSGRFSNGKTTVDEIAELLGFEDEIPPYASASDDAILKGVNYASAAAGIRDETGQQLGGRISFSGQVNNYQQTVSQVVNLLGTEDQAASYLSKCIYSIGLGSNDYLNNYFMPQFYSTGSQYTPEAFADVLIEAYTEHLRTLYNYGARKMILFGIGQVGCSPSELAQHSEDGTTCVETINTANQMFNSKLKAVVDQFSTELPDSKVIYINSYGIFQDIISNPSAYGFSVINAGCCGVGRNHAQITCLPLQTPCDNRREYLFWDAFHPTEAGNIIVAQRAYNAQSPEDAYPIDINHLAQL
- the LOC127106240 gene encoding GDSL esterase/lipase At5g45670 isoform X2, which codes for MLALLSVVIFCFSSGVRAAPQVPCYFIFGDSLVDNGNNNVLRSLARADYLPYGIDFPNGPSGRFSNGKTTVDEIAELLGFEDEIPPYASASDDAILKGVNYASAAAGIRDETGQQLGGRISFSGQVNNYQQTVSQVVNLLGTEDQAASYLSKCIYSIGLGSNDYLNNYFMPQFYSTGSQYTPEAFADVLIEAYTEHLRTLYNYGARKMILFGIGQVGCSPSELAQHSEDGTTCVETINTANQMFNSKLKAVVDQFSTELPDSKVIYINSYGIFQDIISNPSAYGFSVINAGCCGVGRNHAQITCLPLQTPCDNRREYLFWDAFHPTEAGNIIVAQRAYNAQSPEDAYPIDINHLAQL